ATCTATCCGGTCGGCTTTTACAAAACCAAGGTCCGAACCGTCATCGACGTGTCACGTCGCATTATCGAGGAGTACGACGGACACGTGCCGGATGAGCTTGACGAGCTGGTGGGCTTCAAAGGCGTGGGTCGCAAGACGGCGAATCTGGTCCTGACCCAGGGCTTTCAGAAGCTCGGCATCTGCGTCGATACCCATGTCCATCGCATCTCAAACCGCTGGGGCTATGTCCGTACAAAAACCCCGGAGCAGACAGAGATGGCCCTGCGCGACAAGCTGCCCACACAGTACTGGATCGAGATCAACGATCACCTCGTCGCCCTGGGTCAGACGATTTGCCACCCGACCTCGCCCCGGTGCAGCCAGTGCCCGCTGGAACGCTACTGCGACAAACTGGGGGTTGTACGCCGCCGCTGAATCCCACCCCGCCGGAAAGAGGAAACGTGTCGTCCAATCACGTGAAGGATGTTGACACGTTTCCTCTTCTCACCACCCGCACCAAACTGGCCTGGGTGGCGATCCTGTATTTTGCCCAGGGGCTTCCGGTCGGACTGCCGTTTTCGGTCTACTTCCGCGCCCATGGGATGAGTCTGGAAGAGATCGGCCTGCTCAGCCTGACCGGCCTGCCGTGGGCGCTCAAGTTTGTCTGGGCTCCGGCCGTAGACCTGCGCGGAAAGCGACGGACCTGGATTGTTGTCTGCCAGGGACTGCTGGCGCTTGATATCTGCCTCCTGCTGGCGTGTGATCCTACCCGGCTGACCAGCCTCAGCTGGGCGCTCCTGATTGCCCTGCCTTTTTTGTCGGCGACCCAGGACATCGCCATTGATGCCTATACGATTGAGCTGCTCAATGAGGAGGAAATCGGTCCGGCCAACGGCATCCGCGTCACCACCTACCGGCTGGCCCTGATCTGTACCGGCGGTGTCTTTGTCGCCCTGGCCGGTCTGGTCGGCTGGGCGGTCGCCTTTGTCGGGGCCGCGCTGGTGCTGGCCGCTTCGGCTGTCTTGAGCAGTCGGGCGCCCGAGCTGACGCGACCACGTCCGCGGCTGGCCGACTGGGAGAAAGAGGAAACGTGTCAACAGGGGTCATGGAGTTGGAGGACACGTTTCCTCTTTGCGGAACTCAGGCGGGTGTGCATCGGTCCGTTGCAGAGCTTCTGGCAACGTCCCGGCATGGTCTATGTCGGGCTCTTTATTCTGAGCTTCAAACTCGGGGATATGGCTCTTGGTCCAATGGTGGGTCCCTTCTGGGTGGACCGGGGATTCACGCTCGTGCAGATCGGGACGGTACCCGGCACGCTGGGGGTTGTGGCGACCATCCTCGGCGCACTGCTGGGCGGCAAGCTCACCCAATGGTGGGGCCTGTTCCGAGCCTTGTGGATCCTCGGCGCTGCCCAAGCCGTATCCAATCTGGTCTACGCCGCCGCTGCCGCGCTGCCGCCCTCGGCAGCCTTGATGTACACCGCCTCGGTTGTCGAATCGTTCTGCGGCGGGCTGGGCACCGCGCCCTTTCTGGCTTTTCTCATGTACATCTGCGACAAGACCCGCGCCGCCACGCAATACGCGTTACTGAGCGCACTGTTCGGCCTCAGCCGGTCGGTGTCGGGCGCGTTTTCTGGGGTGCTGGCCGAGAGCCTGGGCTATGCGGCGTATTTCACGGCGACCTTTTTCCT
The genomic region above belongs to Desulfurellaceae bacterium and contains:
- a CDS encoding endonuclease III, with the protein product MVSQRTIHSVFRILRREAPHWNAPVVTHMASLSRDPYQVLIACLLSLRTKDETTGPAARRLFSLADTPDQMLRLTPDQIERAIYPVGFYKTKVRTVIDVSRRIIEEYDGHVPDELDELVGFKGVGRKTANLVLTQGFQKLGICVDTHVHRISNRWGYVRTKTPEQTEMALRDKLPTQYWIEINDHLVALGQTICHPTSPRCSQCPLERYCDKLGVVRRR
- a CDS encoding MFS transporter; this encodes MSSNHVKDVDTFPLLTTRTKLAWVAILYFAQGLPVGLPFSVYFRAHGMSLEEIGLLSLTGLPWALKFVWAPAVDLRGKRRTWIVVCQGLLALDICLLLACDPTRLTSLSWALLIALPFLSATQDIAIDAYTIELLNEEEIGPANGIRVTTYRLALICTGGVFVALAGLVGWAVAFVGAALVLAASAVLSSRAPELTRPRPRLADWEKEETCQQGSWSWRTRFLFAELRRVCIGPLQSFWQRPGMVYVGLFILSFKLGDMALGPMVGPFWVDRGFTLVQIGTVPGTLGVVATILGALLGGKLTQWWGLFRALWILGAAQAVSNLVYAAAAALPPSAALMYTASVVESFCGGLGTAPFLAFLMYICDKTRAATQYALLSALFGLSRSVSGAFSGVLAESLGYAAYFTATFFLAWPAFLLLPWVRKWIRQRRAEESAGAESSGA